The following coding sequences are from one SAR86 cluster bacterium window:
- a CDS encoding aspartate carbamoyltransferase, whose product MEFLGSNIISINQFEKVDIELIFETADNLIPFANRTKLTKALDGAILSNMFFEPSTRTRISFGSAFNILGGSVRETTEIDATSLKKGESLYDTSRVLSGYSDIIVMRHPLAGSVEEFAEASRVPVINGGDGDNEHPSQALLDLYTIKKELESRGKSIDSARVALIGDLKYGRAVHSLCKILSLYKNISLKLISPDKLKLPNSFVNELEEKSVSLIETDNIQEGISDVDILYVTRIQEERFESAEEANKYKGLMSLNEKIYTKNCEPNTVIMHPLPRDSRNDANELDSDLNQNPNLAIYRQTDNGLLIRMALFSLILGITDRLHESASSISWYSNKN is encoded by the coding sequence ATGGAGTTCTTAGGCAGCAACATCATCTCCATAAATCAATTTGAAAAAGTTGACATAGAATTAATTTTCGAAACAGCTGACAATCTCATCCCTTTCGCTAATAGAACAAAGTTAACCAAAGCTCTCGATGGTGCCATTTTGAGCAATATGTTTTTTGAACCAAGTACTAGGACTCGTATTAGTTTTGGTAGTGCCTTCAATATCCTTGGTGGCTCGGTAAGAGAGACAACAGAAATCGACGCGACCTCACTGAAAAAAGGTGAATCACTTTATGACACCTCAAGAGTTTTAAGTGGTTATAGTGACATTATAGTCATGCGTCATCCCCTAGCAGGATCAGTAGAAGAGTTTGCAGAAGCCTCAAGAGTTCCTGTAATAAATGGAGGTGATGGTGATAATGAGCATCCAAGCCAGGCTTTATTAGATCTCTATACAATTAAGAAAGAACTAGAATCTAGAGGTAAATCAATTGATAGCGCCAGGGTTGCTTTAATTGGAGATTTAAAATATGGTCGAGCAGTTCATTCCTTATGTAAGATTCTCAGCCTTTATAAAAACATATCTTTAAAACTTATTTCTCCTGACAAATTAAAACTACCAAATTCATTTGTTAATGAACTCGAAGAAAAATCTGTCTCCCTGATTGAAACAGATAATATTCAAGAAGGAATTTCAGATGTAGATATTTTATACGTTACCAGAATTCAAGAAGAGAGGTTTGAAAGTGCTGAGGAAGCAAATAAGTACAAAGGGTTAATGTCTCTCAATGAAAAAATTTATACTAAGAATTGTGAGCCTAACACCGTAATTATGCATCCCCTTCCCAGAGATTCCAGAAACGATGCTAACGAATTAGATTCTGATCTAAATCAAAATCCTAATTTAGCTATTTACCGTCAAACTGATAATGGTTTGCTAATCAGAATGGCTCTATTTTCTCTAATTTTGGGGATCACAGATCGCTTACATGAGTCTGCATCTTCCATTTCTTGGTATTCCAATAAAAATTAA
- a CDS encoding HNH endonuclease — protein sequence MSKDCLILNGNGRPLSYFPLSAVDWKTAVKLVFTRNVIIVKEHSDWVVRSPSLNFKVPSIVMLRKYHKFSSTIKFSRSNVFLRDMYTCHYCKNVFEKKDLTIDHVIPKSKGGTTNWENVATSCKSCNIAKADKILENLPKISKPTFRELLKGQEHLIKDKIVEDWEEYIVA from the coding sequence ATGTCTAAGGATTGCTTAATTTTAAATGGAAACGGAAGGCCGTTAAGTTATTTCCCACTTTCGGCTGTAGATTGGAAGACTGCAGTTAAGCTTGTTTTTACAAGAAACGTAATCATCGTCAAAGAACATTCAGATTGGGTAGTTAGGTCTCCTTCATTAAATTTCAAAGTTCCAAGCATTGTTATGCTCAGGAAATATCATAAATTTTCTAGCACAATTAAATTTTCTCGTTCAAATGTCTTTTTAAGAGATATGTATACTTGTCATTACTGTAAAAACGTCTTTGAAAAAAAAGATCTAACAATTGATCACGTCATTCCTAAGAGTAAAGGAGGGACAACTAATTGGGAAAATGTAGCTACATCATGCAAATCTTGTAACATTGCTAAAGCTGATAAAATTCTTGAAAATCTGCCAAAAATTTCTAAACCTACTTTTAGAGAACTTCTAAAAGGCCAAGAGCATCTAATTAAAGATAAAATAGTTGAAGATTGGGAAGAATATATTGTCGCCTAA
- a CDS encoding thioredoxin family protein, with the protein MAVHKNLLLFFLLFPNLIFGSQIGTASNSTIEILAEDIIKTSEDTYLVGVKFRLDPGWHTYWINPGDSGEKASFEWKLPEGVKISNPKWPSPEIIPYPPLMTYGYNEEVTVLFNLTVERDLLSSEQIFLKSNWLACEDVCLPQSASIETTFLKIDDYKLSNKNSELLEKQKKLPKKLPSSIKVLEEKGEILLTGKVDSKLINTEVYFFPYDQNLINHTAEQKTKFEENSFYHAVEKSKLNNSNSSVKGVITFKDENILESYYFSTNSFLTSDSLNSLSLIITLFSAFLGGLLLNLMPCVFPVIALKIFNFIEIANNKRQVFLHGLSFSFGSTLSFLLIGIFILFLKILGEEIGWGFQLQSPIFVTLLMYLFVGLFLNFLGVFSFPNFLGNFGMQARTTSYNNSFATGILAVAVATPCTAPFMGSALGLALTQPNFYSILIFFSLGVGFSAPYLTISMFPRILEYLPRPGNWMETFRKVMAIPIFLTVLWLFWILSNQISLDSLIGVLIGILFVIFLCYSEKIINFFKFSKKTLLPVFVAFISGSIFLLPYDYNDKINNNDVTSLKEIEELSKSGPLFINFTADWCITCKVNEQVALNTNYFLETLESENISYLKIDWTNKDSDINRLIESYGRSGIPLYVFYPYEEYGPIILPEILNKSILENYLEKSY; encoded by the coding sequence ATGGCAGTTCATAAAAATCTTCTTTTATTTTTTTTATTATTTCCAAATTTAATTTTTGGGAGTCAAATAGGAACTGCATCAAACTCTACGATAGAGATTCTTGCTGAGGACATCATCAAAACTTCTGAAGATACCTACCTTGTGGGAGTTAAATTCAGATTAGATCCAGGATGGCATACGTATTGGATAAATCCTGGAGATTCAGGAGAAAAGGCAAGTTTTGAATGGAAATTACCTGAAGGAGTTAAAATTTCTAACCCGAAATGGCCCTCTCCAGAAATTATCCCTTATCCGCCTTTAATGACATATGGTTACAATGAAGAAGTAACAGTGCTATTTAATCTTACTGTAGAAAGAGATTTATTATCTTCAGAGCAGATTTTTTTAAAATCTAATTGGTTGGCTTGTGAAGATGTATGCCTTCCACAATCTGCTTCAATAGAAACAACATTTTTAAAAATCGATGATTACAAACTCAGTAATAAAAATTCTGAGCTTTTAGAAAAACAAAAAAAGTTACCAAAAAAACTTCCCTCTTCAATCAAAGTATTGGAAGAAAAAGGAGAAATATTACTTACAGGAAAAGTAGATTCTAAGTTGATTAATACAGAGGTTTATTTCTTTCCTTATGATCAAAATCTAATAAATCACACTGCGGAACAAAAAACTAAATTTGAAGAAAATTCTTTTTATCACGCAGTAGAAAAATCTAAATTAAATAACTCTAATTCAAGCGTTAAGGGAGTGATTACATTTAAGGACGAAAATATTTTAGAGTCGTATTATTTTTCCACAAATTCATTTTTAACTTCTGATAGTTTAAATTCCTTGAGTCTAATAATCACTTTATTTTCTGCTTTCTTGGGAGGATTATTATTGAACTTAATGCCTTGCGTTTTTCCAGTGATTGCTCTGAAAATATTTAATTTTATTGAAATTGCAAACAATAAAAGACAAGTTTTTTTACACGGATTGTCTTTTTCTTTTGGTTCTACTTTATCTTTTCTTCTTATTGGAATTTTTATTTTGTTTCTGAAAATTTTAGGCGAAGAGATAGGCTGGGGATTTCAACTACAGTCTCCGATATTTGTAACTCTGTTAATGTATTTATTTGTAGGTTTATTTTTGAATTTTCTAGGTGTTTTTAGTTTTCCAAATTTTCTTGGAAATTTTGGAATGCAAGCAAGAACAACTTCTTATAATAATTCCTTTGCAACAGGCATTTTAGCAGTTGCTGTTGCGACCCCCTGCACGGCTCCATTTATGGGTTCTGCTTTAGGTCTTGCTTTGACGCAACCAAACTTCTATTCAATTTTAATTTTCTTCTCATTGGGTGTGGGTTTTAGTGCGCCTTACTTAACCATTAGTATGTTCCCAAGAATTTTAGAATATCTACCAAGGCCAGGAAATTGGATGGAAACCTTTAGAAAAGTTATGGCAATCCCAATATTTTTGACCGTCTTATGGTTATTTTGGATATTGAGTAATCAAATATCTCTGGATAGTCTTATTGGAGTTCTTATTGGAATTTTATTTGTCATTTTTCTATGTTATTCAGAAAAAATTATTAACTTTTTTAAATTTTCCAAAAAAACACTCTTGCCCGTTTTTGTAGCCTTTATTTCAGGATCAATTTTCTTACTACCATATGATTATAATGATAAAATCAATAATAATGATGTAACTTCGTTAAAAGAAATCGAAGAGTTATCAAAATCAGGGCCTTTATTTATAAATTTCACAGCTGATTGGTGTATTACTTGCAAGGTAAATGAACAAGTAGCACTTAACACTAATTACTTTCTAGAGACTTTAGAATCGGAAAATATTTCGTACTTAAAAATTGATTGGACTAATAAAGATTCCGATATCAATAGATTAATAGAAAGTTATGGAAGATCTGGCATTCCACTTTATGTTTTCTACCCATATGAGGAATATGGACCAATTATTCTCCCCGAAATTTTAAATAAATCTATATTAGAGAATTATCTAGAGAAGAGTTATTAG
- a CDS encoding YqgE/AlgH family protein, translated as MNNSLKDKFLYYCAPESDDDYFNNSLIYLCANDNKGSYGLIINRTVEIKLTDFFSSISSKLEAKLNSGKIVLGGPVQPMSVYVLYSEDDRFKPLIKINDEISVSQDVELIKSILNDDGPEKFLVSFGFTGWSEGQLETEILSGNWLITPSSKEIIFNTPNDQKINKVSKLAGFNLQTVSSNYGSS; from the coding sequence ATGAATAATTCCCTCAAAGATAAATTTCTTTATTATTGCGCGCCTGAAAGTGATGATGATTATTTTAACAATAGTCTAATTTATTTATGTGCAAATGATAATAAAGGATCTTATGGGCTAATAATCAATAGGACTGTGGAAATTAAATTAACTGATTTTTTTTCTTCAATAAGCTCTAAATTGGAAGCCAAACTCAATTCTGGAAAAATCGTTCTTGGGGGGCCTGTCCAACCTATGTCAGTTTACGTCCTTTATTCTGAAGACGATAGGTTCAAGCCACTCATAAAGATTAATGATGAAATTTCTGTTTCTCAAGACGTAGAGTTAATCAAATCAATTCTAAATGATGATGGACCAGAAAAATTTTTAGTATCTTTTGGTTTCACTGGTTGGAGTGAGGGACAATTAGAAACCGAAATCCTCTCTGGAAATTGGTTAATTACCCCTTCGTCCAAGGAAATTATTTTTAATACTCCTAATGACCAAAAAATAAATAAAGTCTCCAAACTAGCTGGTTTTAATCTACAGACTGTTAGTTCAAACTATGGCAGTTCATAA
- the nadA gene encoding quinolinate synthase NadA → MRNIIPNHLLEKHQAKLLKRKVYDAHDLKLLKKSIKSLLDEKNGVLISHYYVDKEIQELTEDLGGCVSDSLQMAKFGQNSEADLLVVSGVKFMGETSKILSPEKTILMPTLEATCSLDLGCPEEDFKKFCEEHPDREIVVYANTSAEVKALADWVVTSSIALEVVEHLHSQGKKIIWAPDKHLGKYIEDYTGADMILWDASCIVHDEFKYQGLSDMKKLHPDAGVLVHPESPMEVIKLADAVGSTSQILQAAKNLDFNKFIVATDKGIFYQLEKNNPKKVFFEAPTAGNGAQCKSCSQCPWMGLNSLENLEKTLLDMKNIINVSEETIQKAQISLNRMTSFK, encoded by the coding sequence ATGAGAAATATAATCCCTAATCATTTGTTAGAGAAACATCAGGCTAAATTACTAAAGCGTAAAGTCTATGATGCACACGATTTAAAGCTGTTAAAGAAATCCATCAAGTCATTATTGGATGAAAAAAACGGGGTCTTAATTTCTCATTACTATGTCGATAAAGAAATACAAGAATTAACAGAAGATTTGGGCGGTTGCGTTTCAGATTCGCTACAAATGGCTAAGTTTGGACAAAACAGCGAAGCAGACTTACTCGTGGTTTCTGGAGTAAAGTTCATGGGGGAAACGTCAAAAATTTTAAGTCCTGAGAAAACCATTCTTATGCCTACTCTTGAAGCCACTTGTTCTTTGGATCTAGGATGTCCCGAGGAAGATTTTAAGAAATTTTGTGAAGAACACCCAGACCGAGAAATAGTTGTCTATGCCAATACTTCAGCTGAAGTAAAAGCATTAGCAGATTGGGTAGTTACATCTAGCATTGCATTAGAAGTCGTCGAACACTTGCATAGTCAAGGAAAAAAAATCATATGGGCGCCCGATAAGCATTTAGGAAAGTACATCGAAGATTATACTGGTGCAGATATGATTTTGTGGGATGCATCTTGCATAGTTCACGATGAGTTTAAGTATCAAGGCTTATCAGATATGAAGAAATTACATCCCGATGCCGGAGTATTAGTTCATCCAGAATCACCCATGGAGGTCATAAAGTTAGCAGATGCAGTTGGCTCTACTTCTCAAATTTTGCAAGCCGCAAAAAACTTAGATTTTAATAAATTTATTGTTGCTACTGATAAAGGTATTTTTTATCAATTAGAAAAAAATAATCCTAAAAAAGTTTTTTTTGAGGCACCAACTGCGGGAAATGGTGCACAATGTAAGAGTTGTTCTCAATGCCCTTGGATGGGTCTAAATTCATTAGAAAATCTAGAGAAAACTCTTCTTGATATGAAAAACATTATTAATGTTTCAGAAGAAACAATTCAAAAAGCACAAATATCTTTAAATAGAATGACTTCCTTTAAGTAA